Genomic window (Thermodesulfovibrionia bacterium):
TGACGCCTCTTTATCCTGAAAATGCTGAGGAGCTTCACGACCTTGCCCTGTCTGTAATCCAGAAGTCTGCGGCCCTTGGCAGCCGGCAGCATCCTGTCACACTCCGTTCGCTGCATGAGTTACTCCGAATAATTAACAGTTATTATTCCAATCTGATCGAGGGTCATAACACTCATCCATATGATATTGTGCGCGCGATGCAGAAGAAGTATGACACCGAACCGGCAAAGCGTAATCTCCAGTTAGAGAGTGTTGCTCATATTACTGTTCAGAGGGACATGGAAAAAAAATTACAAGACGAGCCTGAGTCCAATATTGCGAGTCATGAATTCCTTTGTTATATACACCGGGAATTTTATATGCAATTGCCTGAGGAGTTTCTGATCGTGAAGGATCCTGATACAGGCCGCGAAAGCAGGGTTGTGCCGGGCGAGCTGCGCACAGAAGCGGTAAAAGTCGGACGGCATATTCCGCCGGAAAGTAGTTCTCTAAATGACCTACTTGATCGGTTCGGAGAATTTTATGCGCCGGAACATCATCATGGTGCGGCAAAGCTCGTTGCAACAGCCGCTGCTCACCATCGATTCATGTGGATACATCCTTTCCTCGACGGCAACGGCCGGGTGGCTCGTCTATTTACAGAGGCATATTTTCATCGGATTCCAGTTCTCGGCTACGGGCTCTGGTCCGTGAGTCGCGGGCTTGCCCGCCGTAACGCTGATTATAAAGCTGCGCTCACCTGGGCGGATGCTCCACGGCGCAATGACCTCGACGGCAGAGGGAATCTGTCGAATGAAGGGCTGATACACTTCTGCCGGTTTTTTCTGGAAGTCTGCCTTGACCAGGTGGAATATATGAGCGACCTGCTGAAGCTCGAAGAACTCATTCAGAGGATCAGGCACTATGTTGACCTTAGAAACAGGGGCATGGTCCTCGGGCCATCGGGCGAAAAGCAGCCTCTTCGGCCAGAGGCATCCGGAATGCTTCAGGAAGTCCTGATACACGGCGTCTCGACGCGGGGTGATGTCATTAAGGCTTCAGGGCTGAAGGAACGCACAGGACGAAGCCTGCTGGGAATTCTTCTTGAGGAAGGATTGCTGGTTTCGGATACTCCGAAGGGAGAGGTTAGGGTAGGGTTTCCTATCCATGCGGCAGGATGGTTTTTCCCGGAGTTGTATCCGACGTCATAGCTATCTTGAACAGATTAACCCCTATGAATTTGAACAGGCTTCATATGGAAGTAACAAACTGACTACAAAAGTGGGGTAAGTCCAGTAAAGAAAAGGATGTTTTAGATGACAATAAATGGCAATTTGGATATGGCGATGTCTGGACACTGCGCTGAACACATGCGCTTCTCTCAGGATCTAAAAGGGGGATATTATGAAAAAGATTAAGATTGGTTATCCAAACATCTTTAAAAGAAGTAATGGCATATGGAATATCCAGTATTCAAGAGATGTGAGGAGATCGATCAGGACGAGGGATGAGTCAATAGCCAGGGCAGTACTGCAGCAGGCGATCAGGAAAATGCTTGACAGTAAGTTATTAAGCATTGAGAAGGTCAAGAGTATAATGCTGGATGACTTTATCCGTGAATATATCGAGAAGCGCGAGCTGATGGATATCGAGCCGCGGACTGTTGACAATGACCGCCTGGCATTCAGGCGCTTTAGAGAGATTGTCGGCAATCAGAGGCTCCGGAAGATAGACCGTGCTGATGTTGATAGATTTAAGCTCAGCCTCTTAAGGGAAGGACGTGCAAAAGGCTATATCAACTCCCTGCTCCGGTCTCTTACAACAGGTTTCAACTATGCCGTGAAAGAAGCAGGGTATATTTCATATAATCCATTCATTAAAAAGAACCGGCACGACAATGTGCTATTCAAGATGGATGAGCAGCTCCCGAAGTTCATATCACCTGAGAATATTGAGAGGATATTTGATGCTATCAGCAGTAAAGACTTGGTTCTGTTTTGCGACAACAGCGGGTTTTGGCATATCAATGATTCAGGAAAAGATATCCCGCTCGGGCCCAAGAAGGAGTTCCGGGCCCAAGAGTTCTTAAGGGATGAGAAGGCGCGCCGCGATGATTTTTATCTGGCAGTGAAGATATATCTCTATACCGGGATGCGGCGTTCAGAGCTTATAAGGCTGAATAGGCAGGACATAGACCTGCGCAACGGCCTTATCTATATCAGAGACACAAAGAGCAAGAAGGACAGGGCTGTGCCTATTCATGACGACCTGAGGCTTCTCCTTGAGAATGTACACGAAGGCATAGGCAAGCTCTTCCCGCGCTGGAGCTCGGCAGACGTGATGACAGCGCTCTTCAGGAAGTACGCAGACAAAGCAGGGGTATCAGCGACCCTGCATCATCTGAGGCATTCATTCGGCAGCTACCTCTCTATGGCTGGAGAGGATATTAATAAAATCCAGAAGCTGATGGGACACAGTGACATCAAGACAACGCAGATCTATGCGAAGGTCAACACAGAGTCACTACGGAGTACCATCGGTAAACTGAACTACGGGAAGTAGGAGAACGATTGATACCAAATTACGCCTGCTCACATAGGCACATCTTTAGAGAGGGCGTCCCCTTTACAGAGCAGCTGCGCACAAAGTGCGCACACTCACCACTTAAGTCCTTGTTTTTTATAACAGGTATGACAGAATCAGAATATGAGAGAGATCAAGAGATGGTCAGTAAAAGAAGATCATGAGGAGAAGTTTGAGATCTTCAAAAAGAGGTTGAAATAACCTCGGGCCTCCAAAAGTATCGCGTCATCCAGCAGCCATTCTTTAACTGTTGTCACTGTCGTCAGAGTGTCGCCGCTGTGTAGATACCTCGTTTGCACTATAAAAGCAATAGGAAAATGTCGTCATAATATTTCTTGTTAAAACTCAATAACTCTGCAACTGTTGATTATTAAAATAAAAAAACACTATTGTCCTATAGAAAATAATGTTGTCATTTTGTAGTCACCCGCTCTTTCTTGCAATTTACGCGTTTATTTAATACCATAATATATGGTAGCAGTACCAAATATTATGGTAATGGAGAGAGCATGTTAGAGTCCCTGTTTGGAAACATAACAATAGAGAAGATATTCTTCTTCATCAACACATATGGAGAAGGCTATCCGCTTGGGATGGCCAAGACCTTTGATCTGCCGGTCAACAGGATCCAGCAGCAGCTCAAGAGGCTGGAGGAAGGTGGCATAGTAGTAAGCCGTCTTGCCGGAAGGGTGAGGCTTTATACGTTTAACCCGAGATACCCTTTTCTTAATGAACTTAAGGCTCTCATATCAAAGGCCTATGATTTCTTTCCAGAAAATGAGAAGGAAAAGTACTACCGCCAGCGTACCAGGCCTAGAAGGGCGGGCAAACCGCTATGAAGATTGATTGGAAGAAGATAGATATCAAGACACTGGCCGCTCTGGTAAGTGAAAAGCTGAAGGATAATGGCATCGACGCCATTCTGGTCGGTGGTGCGTGTGTATCTATTTATACCAGAAACATCTATATGTCATATGATCTTGATTTTGTATCTTATGCACCCCTTAAAGAGATAGCAGTGGCACTTAAGGAGCTTGGTTTCACGCAAGAGGGTTCAAGACACTTTATAAGAAAAGATTGCCCGTTATTTGTTGAATTTGTCTCACCGCCTGCAGCTATCGGCGATGAACCTGTAAAAAAGACGGATAATATCAAAACTAAATATGGTACGGTCTCGTTATTTACCCCGACTGACTGTGTGAAGGATAGGCTTGCAGCATTTTACCACTGGAATGATCCTCAGTCACTTGAACAGGCGCTAATGGTGGCAAAGGCTCAGAAGGTGAATATGAGAGAGATCAAAAGATGGTCAGTAAAAGAAGATCATGAGGAGAAGTTTGAGATCTTCAAAAAGAGGTTGAAATAACCTCGGGGCTCCAAAAGTATCGCGTCATCCAGCGGCCATTCTTTAACTGTCGTCACTGTCGTCAGAGTGTCGCCGCTGTGATGGGTAAAATCTACAAATGTCGTCATTTTGTCGTCACTTTTACCACATCATACGGAAAATCGGGGAAAATGAAGTAAAGCTGAGAATCCGATTTACTTTTTAAAATCAATAAATTAGGTGTAACCCTAGGCCAGGACCCAATTTTCTAAAAACCGCCTGAAAAAACTGAAGGAGGGACCGTGCTGGTGAAAGACATTTATCCAGGAACAAACAGTGAGTCTCCTGGATATCTTACCAATGTCAACGGCGTGCTGTATTTTGAGGCTGATGAAGGAACTAATGGGATTGAACTCTGGAAGAGCGATGGGACAGCAGCAGGGACTGTGCTGGTTAAAGACATCTATCCCGGCGCAAACGGTTCGTGGGCGCAAAATCTTACTAATGTCAACGGCGTGCTGTATTTTATGGCCTATGATGGAACTCATGGGATTGAACTTTGGAAGAGCGACGGGACAGCAGAAGGGACTTTGTTGGTTAAGGATATCAATCTTGCCACAAACGATTCGAGACCGCATAATCTGACCGATGTAAACGGGGTGCTGTATTTTACGGCTGATGACCTAACTGA
Coding sequences:
- a CDS encoding Fic family protein, yielding MTSAINKMTPLYPENAEELHDLALSVIQKSAALGSRQHPVTLRSLHELLRIINSYYSNLIEGHNTHPYDIVRAMQKKYDTEPAKRNLQLESVAHITVQRDMEKKLQDEPESNIASHEFLCYIHREFYMQLPEEFLIVKDPDTGRESRVVPGELRTEAVKVGRHIPPESSSLNDLLDRFGEFYAPEHHHGAAKLVATAAAHHRFMWIHPFLDGNGRVARLFTEAYFHRIPVLGYGLWSVSRGLARRNADYKAALTWADAPRRNDLDGRGNLSNEGLIHFCRFFLEVCLDQVEYMSDLLKLEELIQRIRHYVDLRNRGMVLGPSGEKQPLRPEASGMLQEVLIHGVSTRGDVIKASGLKERTGRSLLGILLEEGLLVSDTPKGEVRVGFPIHAAGWFFPELYPTS
- a CDS encoding tyrosine-type recombinase/integrase: MKKIKIGYPNIFKRSNGIWNIQYSRDVRRSIRTRDESIARAVLQQAIRKMLDSKLLSIEKVKSIMLDDFIREYIEKRELMDIEPRTVDNDRLAFRRFREIVGNQRLRKIDRADVDRFKLSLLREGRAKGYINSLLRSLTTGFNYAVKEAGYISYNPFIKKNRHDNVLFKMDEQLPKFISPENIERIFDAISSKDLVLFCDNSGFWHINDSGKDIPLGPKKEFRAQEFLRDEKARRDDFYLAVKIYLYTGMRRSELIRLNRQDIDLRNGLIYIRDTKSKKDRAVPIHDDLRLLLENVHEGIGKLFPRWSSADVMTALFRKYADKAGVSATLHHLRHSFGSYLSMAGEDINKIQKLMGHSDIKTTQIYAKVNTESLRSTIGKLNYGK
- a CDS encoding winged helix-turn-helix domain-containing protein, whose translation is MLESLFGNITIEKIFFFINTYGEGYPLGMAKTFDLPVNRIQQQLKRLEEGGIVVSRLAGRVRLYTFNPRYPFLNELKALISKAYDFFPENEKEKYYRQRTRPRRAGKPL